TTACTTTAAAACGCATTGCTGCTGCTCAGTctgttctataattttttttgagagaaaaagtgcctgaaatgatttttcttcactttgaaATATAACGTCTTTTGGATAATTCCTAGGTCCAATGGTTGCAATTTGGAAGTTGTTTTCAGTGGAAAGAAGTAGAGTTCTACGTTCTACAATGTAGAAGGGTAGTTGTGGATAATGCGATTatctaaaaatagtttcaaGTCCCCATTTACTGTTGACAAGTTCTGTTGCCATCCAAGCAGCCAACTTCTCTTTACAACATTTTCTCCTTAACACTTGGTTTAAAAGTGAGAATGTTTTGTTAGTATTAAGAATGTCCCAACAtcatagtttttaatcaaagtCTTGAATGGACCGTGCCAATTTGAGCAACTGCTTCATTAACACTTTTtacaaagttttcattttttttttggaaatttttaagtCATTCTTCACTTGCCACGAAGTTTTGATGCTTAGAGAAGATGTGAACTCTTTTTCCTTTAATAAGTATCCGCTATCTTAGACAAGTGACCAGGTTTTCTTCAAGACAAGGAAATTAATCCTCATTTAGTAGTTTTTTTCGTGCTCAAGCAGTTTGAAcatcacttttttattaaattcttccTTTCAGCAATTGTCAAGCATTTATACTTTTCagtataatattttccatacCTACAACTCTTATTCGCTTTTTGAATTACACAAAGTGTtgaatttattatgattttagTGGAAAATaggttataactttttaaataacttttctgTAAAAgggaattttcaataaaatataacatctctataataaatacaataaataaatcacaTCATATCGTTATCATTGATTTAGAGAAACTCCTTCTAACCTAATCAACACATCGACCATTTCAGGTCTGTCTTTCGCCCATCTCATCACGCACATTTTACCTATTTCCAAAATGCCCTTGAAACAATCATCATAATCCTTAACCCTTTTATCTTTAAGTTCTAATACGTCCCCCTGATAATTAACCACGTGATCTCTCAAAAACTTTTCTTCCCTATGTTCGGAATGCGGAGATAAAGCCGTGgctatttcaaataataaaacacCGAAACTATAAGTGTCTacttttgtagaaaatttttttgctctAAGAAACTCCTCCGGTAGGTACGGACGGGTTCCGTGTATTCTACTCACTTTAATGTAAGTGTAATGGCTCTGGGGACCTTCCCTGGCTAAACCAAAATCACCTATCCGTGGCTGGTTACAAGGATCTAGCAAAATGTTGGCGGATTTTATGTCTCCATGAACCAATGGTTTCCTGTTTATCATATTGGTGTGGAGGAACTGAAGACCTGTTGAGagttatatataaattgtattgAGAGTTCCATAATCCAATTTGGATTAGCAATTAATATAGGCGCATATTTGGAAATTGTTTTCTTTAGAAGAAGCCATTACTGACTGCATGAGGTTAAATATTAGCATATGTGTTCATAtttatgattaatttgaaaatatgcttCAAAAGAATTCCTGTgagatttaaaaaagtttttcaaaatgataataCACTAAACATCAAGAAAAAAAGTCTGTGCTTCACTAGATTTAAATTGCATACTTTGGCAGGACCATTGATGAAATATGTGATCTATATAACTCAAAAGAACTGCTGTAGAACCTAACCAAAGAGGTGATTAATCATTAAAATGAGAGTTTCTAAGctataattgaagaaaaaaatgtatgtgcTTCAATAGACGTTAACAGCATACTTTGATCTTTTAGAATAGTGAAAAACTTTATGAAGATCAataaattcttggaaaaaaatttattacatattttaaataaaaattggggAATTTATGGTTGTTGGATTTTTTATTGGCCAAAAAAAGATCTAAGGTATTACCTCTAGCTACTCCAATAGCTACATTCAATCTCTGAGGccagtttaataatttttctgcaTCTTTGGTTCTAAGACGATTATCCAATGAACCTCCTGCCATGTACTGGTATACCAAACAAGGGTGTGGTCCCCCTATGCTGTATCCATATAATGGAAGAATGTTATCATGTCTATAAGCATTTAAGCAATGCAATTCTGTTATGGATTGTTTTATTTGCTCTGTTTCGTATTCCTTTTGGTCTTTTTGATCTAAACGTTTAATAGCTACTTGTGTACATTTCCACGTTCctaaatatattcataatttagtatttatacaaatttaatgGGGAATAATGTACTTACCTTTATAAACTTTTCCAAAACCACCTTTTCCCAGAACGGTTTTTTCGTCCCAATTGTTTGTGGACTTCTGGAGTTCCTCATAAGGAATAGAAGGTATTCCCCCTACAGATTCGGCTACAATAGATATATCTGATGCAGTTACTTTTGATCTACCAAAATTAACTGGTGACTTTGGTAAAGGAAAACGAATGCTTTCGTTATTTTCGTTGGTAACTATTTCCGGCAGTTGTGGCACGATTggagaatttataattttttcagaaaaacctTCATAGTTATcgagatttattttataatctatattttttgttttcttagttTGCATAAGTTTCTGTCTCGTTAAAGGATCCAAATTACCTACACCGTCTTTAATTAAAACgtgatattttttatcaacaaagtTTTTGATTAATATCATTGATTGATATTGTTTCATACGATGAAGTAAAACAAACAATTCCAACACAGTATGATTCTGATGACCCCAAATGTTCAACAATTCCGATGTAGGTGAAGAACCTCCTTTActgattctttttatttcttccaaAGTTAAAATATCGTACTTCATATGAACTCCTCCAAGTTCTTGCCATTTATTATCTTTATCCATAAGTTGACACAATTTGTCTCTATCTGTGTAAGGTAAATcgtaaatatacatttttgtaatacaCTCTAAGAGTAATGGATGCACAAtaataactcgaaaaaaaattcatcacaaATTAATTTGTGATGTCACCAACTGGAAAAACCGATATAGAGGACTTCCCATTTGTTTTTATACTTCCACCTACGCTTtgggttttcttcaactttATCTACCACtagttttaaatgaatatagcaatataaattcttcttctctttttgtAGCGTCATAGACATAATAAAACTAGAATGCGCAATTCCatttactttatatatttaaaagttctgcccattttataaaaaaaatagccaCTTTGTTGTGAGGTAAATGAGATAAAAGAATAGAGAAATAGAATGGTGGATGAAATACGATATGAGAacacttttaaaataaaatatagataacACAAATTTCATGGAATGCACAGTCTAGTGTTATTATATCTATGGAAAAT
This DNA window, taken from Diorhabda sublineata isolate icDioSubl1.1 chromosome 4, icDioSubl1.1, whole genome shotgun sequence, encodes the following:
- the LOC130442879 gene encoding serine/threonine-protein kinase pelle-like, whose translation is MYIYDLPYTDRDKLCQLMDKDNKWQELGGVHMKYDILTLEEIKRISKGGSSPTSELLNIWGHQNHTVLELFVLLHRMKQYQSMILIKNFVDKKYHVLIKDGVGNLDPLTRQKLMQTKKTKNIDYKINLDNYEGFSEKIINSPIVPQLPEIVTNENNESIRFPLPKSPVNFGRSKVTASDISIVAESVGGIPSIPYEELQKSTNNWDEKTVLGKGGFGKVYKGTWKCTQVAIKRLDQKDQKEYETEQIKQSITELHCLNAYRHDNILPLYGYSIGGPHPCLVYQYMAGGSLDNRLRTKDAEKLLNWPQRLNVAIGVARGLQFLHTNMINRKPLVHGDIKSANILLDPCNQPRIGDFGLAREGPQSHYTYIKVSRIHGTRPYLPEEFLRAKKFSTKVDTYSFGVLLFEIATALSPHSEHREEKFLRDHVVNYQGDVLELKDKRVKDYDDCFKGILEIGKMCVMRWAKDRPEMVDVLIRLEGVSLNQ